In a single window of the Prosthecobacter sp. SYSU 5D2 genome:
- the secG gene encoding preprotein translocase subunit SecG gives MDILIGILTVVEVLVCLLLILIVLMQRPRQEGLGASFGDGMMSQIAGAQTTNVLQKFTVYLAVALFILTLSLAMLVSRKQSQKSGTRLFDAPPPAAAPAEAAPAVTSEPAAVVPDAKPADEAAKEVTPAEAAKKDPAEAKAVEPSAPAKPLLEAAKEEKPADAAPAAPAPAPAPAMKEPSAETPAPAPVSPAPAPVSPAPSPTPAEPAPAAPAPATPAAPQP, from the coding sequence ATGGACATTTTGATTGGCATTCTGACAGTGGTCGAGGTTCTTGTGTGCCTCCTCCTCATTCTCATCGTTCTCATGCAGCGCCCGCGGCAGGAGGGCCTTGGAGCCTCGTTTGGTGACGGGATGATGTCCCAAATCGCCGGAGCGCAGACGACGAATGTGCTGCAGAAGTTCACGGTGTATCTGGCCGTGGCCCTTTTCATCCTGACGCTGAGCCTGGCCATGCTGGTCTCCCGCAAGCAGTCCCAGAAAAGCGGAACGCGCCTGTTTGATGCGCCGCCCCCGGCTGCTGCGCCTGCTGAAGCTGCCCCAGCCGTGACTTCTGAACCTGCCGCCGTGGTGCCAGATGCAAAACCTGCTGACGAGGCTGCCAAGGAAGTGACGCCTGCAGAGGCAGCGAAGAAAGATCCCGCTGAAGCCAAGGCAGTGGAGCCGAGCGCTCCGGCCAAACCGCTGCTTGAAGCCGCCAAGGAAGAGAAACCTGCGGATGCCGCACCGGCCGCTCCCGCACCGGCTCCCGCACCAGCGATGAAGGAACCGTCCGCCGAGACCCCTGCCCCAGCACCTGTTTCCCCTGCCCCAGCACCTGTTTCCCCTGCCCCTTCCCCAACACCTGCCGAGCCAGCCCCTGCTGCCCCGGCCCCGGCAACTCCTGCCGCCCCTCAACCCTAA
- a CDS encoding M23 family metallopeptidase, which translates to MFDRPMNSGGLIFAAISTNRGSWFAGWLAALAMVVLCGQLQAAGYVRCQLADGFDFPVGKPNADSYYKSRGYWPNGHLGEDWNGKGGGDSDLGDPIYSTARGVVVISENVGVGWGNCILIRHAYRDATGKIAMVDSLYAHLHQRMAKVGQTVEKGQLVGTMGGNNGMYLVHLHFEMRKNLRIGMNRSQFARDNSNYYSPTDFINKHRVLATSFQKYPIPLGLFSPYGRSAADAGSGGDITVRVPTLPTTRPNLPESGPSADDEDFWSKLRTRLKQGKMTEGVDTPP; encoded by the coding sequence GTGTTTGATCGCCCCATGAACAGTGGCGGCTTAATCTTCGCCGCTATTTCCACAAACCGTGGTTCATGGTTTGCCGGATGGCTGGCGGCACTGGCCATGGTGGTTCTGTGCGGGCAGCTGCAAGCGGCAGGCTATGTCCGATGCCAGCTTGCTGACGGGTTTGATTTCCCCGTGGGGAAACCAAACGCGGACAGCTACTACAAATCCCGCGGCTACTGGCCTAACGGCCATCTGGGCGAGGACTGGAATGGCAAAGGCGGAGGGGACAGCGACCTGGGAGACCCCATTTATTCAACCGCAAGGGGTGTGGTGGTGATTTCCGAAAATGTCGGCGTGGGCTGGGGCAACTGCATCCTCATCCGCCACGCCTATCGGGATGCGACGGGGAAGATCGCCATGGTGGACAGCCTGTATGCGCATCTTCACCAGCGGATGGCGAAGGTGGGCCAGACGGTGGAGAAGGGTCAGCTTGTGGGTACCATGGGCGGGAACAACGGCATGTATCTGGTGCATCTGCACTTTGAAATGCGCAAAAACCTGCGCATCGGCATGAACCGCAGCCAGTTTGCCCGGGACAACAGCAATTACTACAGCCCCACGGATTTCATCAACAAACACCGGGTGCTGGCCACCAGCTTTCAAAAGTATCCGATTCCGCTGGGACTGTTTTCTCCGTATGGGCGGTCCGCCGCCGATGCTGGAAGCGGCGGGGACATTACTGTCCGTGTGCCCACCCTGCCGACGACAAGACCCAATCTGCCGGAAAGTGGTCCGTCTGCCGATGATGAGGACTTCTGGTCCAAACTGCGCACGCGGCTGAAGCAGGGCAAGATGACTGAAGGCGTGGACACACCTCCCTAA
- a CDS encoding S16 family serine protease gives MKTALWKPWKHLARCCALGTFLVHAGVSGQQLSTARLVFSDETHLVQASVTLPPGHYLGSGSVTVAPGEGNVCHFEVSPSTLIEGTRFVLQTGARLRVRGARLQNCQIQAEAGSEVLIESSVLENCDLGGSGSPQPSFRISNCILQGGGWTAAGNEFGLEMMDCLVREQTSPDRLLRMAVDAENSPVSLARRPSIRYTEFNRCLIHPTLLVAVSQVTIENCTAVFEPDLPLFNTPAETGPEVMLPVRWVNNNLLSLPNVGGGVAIQRVREPVAGGCTLTEEMQSAAAGPAGAPSPPPRSLAAALPSSGPALAGDVYPLAGTPLAYPMADGSAMLKLQQSHVNGLLVIHLPTGKTAGQMSRLSIMSMKGPMGVRFNQSVGSDMLFALREVRKFMERRHAYPPRLCLEISFEEKYAEKGGPSAAVACGLLMESLFTGKTWDPAFAVTGDMNADGSVQPIGGVAAKMRGATRKDCTLLAIPAKNENAVADILVLDGPAPLAAIHIFGLEQFDQAVSLASLERPAALQQALDEFEVFREAILRDPRQTANLHNPHAISRLQSVVEKAPHSLSARYLLAYAQRRAPQLLSLAGSVEFADSHALGLLSSMDNAMNGRLDTLKPDDLGADLNRLRRLRSVLDARVRPFIDALIDYGETVRTMVLNPVRTSAKFYGMLDQVQSAGRNVLAVKKKLASDPQVIEELRN, from the coding sequence ATGAAAACAGCCCTATGGAAGCCCTGGAAACATCTAGCTCGGTGCTGTGCGCTGGGGACCTTTCTCGTTCATGCAGGCGTTTCTGGCCAGCAGCTCTCCACGGCACGCCTTGTTTTTTCCGACGAGACACATCTTGTCCAGGCATCCGTGACTCTGCCGCCCGGCCATTATCTGGGTTCTGGCAGCGTTACAGTAGCTCCGGGGGAAGGGAATGTCTGTCATTTTGAAGTGAGCCCCTCCACGCTCATCGAGGGCACCCGCTTCGTGCTTCAAACCGGTGCCCGGCTGCGGGTCAGGGGAGCGCGGTTGCAGAACTGCCAGATCCAGGCGGAAGCGGGCTCCGAGGTGTTGATTGAATCCTCCGTTCTGGAAAACTGCGACCTCGGCGGCAGCGGCAGCCCGCAGCCTTCCTTCCGGATCAGCAACTGCATTCTTCAAGGCGGCGGATGGACGGCTGCGGGCAACGAGTTTGGCCTCGAAATGATGGATTGCCTGGTCAGAGAGCAGACTTCCCCGGACCGTCTGCTCAGAATGGCCGTGGATGCAGAAAACAGCCCGGTCAGCCTGGCACGCCGTCCGTCCATCCGCTACACCGAGTTCAACAGATGCCTCATCCACCCGACTCTTCTGGTGGCAGTTTCGCAGGTGACCATTGAAAACTGCACAGCTGTTTTTGAGCCTGACCTTCCTCTCTTCAATACACCGGCCGAAACCGGCCCGGAGGTCATGCTGCCGGTGCGCTGGGTCAACAACAACCTGCTGTCCCTGCCCAATGTCGGCGGCGGGGTGGCCATCCAGAGGGTGCGCGAGCCTGTGGCGGGCGGCTGCACGCTGACTGAGGAGATGCAAAGTGCCGCAGCCGGGCCTGCCGGAGCTCCCAGCCCGCCGCCGCGCTCCTTGGCGGCCGCTCTTCCTTCCTCCGGCCCTGCCCTGGCCGGGGATGTTTACCCACTCGCAGGCACTCCCCTGGCCTACCCGATGGCGGATGGCTCAGCCATGCTCAAGCTGCAGCAATCCCATGTGAACGGCCTGCTCGTCATCCACCTGCCGACGGGCAAGACGGCCGGCCAGATGTCCCGCTTGAGCATCATGTCCATGAAAGGGCCGATGGGTGTCCGTTTTAACCAGTCTGTGGGTTCGGATATGCTCTTCGCCCTGCGGGAGGTGCGCAAGTTCATGGAAAGGCGGCATGCCTACCCTCCGAGATTATGCCTGGAAATCAGCTTCGAAGAAAAGTATGCCGAAAAAGGCGGGCCTTCCGCCGCCGTGGCCTGCGGATTGCTCATGGAATCACTCTTCACCGGCAAGACCTGGGACCCCGCTTTTGCCGTGACCGGCGATATGAATGCCGACGGCTCCGTCCAGCCCATTGGCGGGGTGGCCGCCAAGATGCGCGGGGCCACCAGGAAAGACTGCACCCTCCTGGCCATCCCGGCGAAAAATGAAAACGCCGTGGCAGACATTCTGGTGCTGGACGGTCCGGCACCTCTGGCTGCCATCCATATTTTTGGCCTGGAGCAGTTTGATCAGGCCGTCAGTCTGGCCAGCCTGGAGCGCCCTGCCGCTTTGCAGCAGGCCCTGGATGAGTTTGAAGTGTTCCGGGAGGCCATCCTCAGGGATCCGCGCCAGACCGCCAATCTGCACAATCCCCATGCCATCAGCCGCCTGCAGTCTGTAGTGGAGAAGGCTCCTCATAGCCTCTCCGCCCGGTATTTGCTGGCTTATGCCCAGAGGCGTGCCCCCCAGCTCCTCTCCCTGGCGGGTTCAGTGGAGTTTGCCGACAGCCATGCCCTGGGCCTTTTAAGCTCCATGGACAACGCCATGAACGGCAGGCTGGACACCCTCAAGCCTGACGATCTGGGTGCCGATTTAAACCGCCTCCGCCGCCTCCGCTCCGTTTTGGATGCGCGGGTGCGGCCTTTTATTGATGCCTTGATTGATTACGGCGAGACCGTCCGCACCATGGTGCTCAATCCGGTCCGGACCTCAGCCAAATTTTATGGGATGCTCGACCAGGTGCAGTCCGCCGGCAGAAACGTTCTCGCCGTCAAAAAGAAGCTCGCGTCGGATCCCCAGGTGATCGAGGAACTCCGCAATTAA
- the pyrE gene encoding orotate phosphoribosyltransferase — MSLESDRAELAEILRSKSVKTGKFTLASGKESDLYVDCRVTTLDARGAVLVGRVLHDLLRKEEAAKGLDIGSLGGLTMGADPITLAVAMTSSLAGDAKVVQAFNVRKEPKGHGRGKRIEGNFNPALPVVVVDDVITTGDSTLKAIQAIEEEGGKVAFALILVDRQEGGRQNIEGKGYPVVAAYTRADLV, encoded by the coding sequence ATGTCACTTGAATCCGACCGCGCCGAACTCGCCGAAATCCTCCGCAGCAAATCCGTGAAGACGGGCAAATTCACCCTCGCCTCCGGCAAGGAAAGTGATCTCTACGTGGACTGCCGGGTGACGACCCTGGATGCACGCGGGGCCGTACTGGTGGGACGGGTGCTGCATGACCTGCTGAGAAAAGAAGAGGCAGCCAAGGGGCTGGACATTGGCTCCCTGGGCGGCCTGACCATGGGGGCCGACCCCATCACGCTGGCGGTGGCCATGACCTCCAGCCTGGCGGGTGATGCCAAGGTGGTACAGGCATTCAATGTGCGCAAAGAGCCGAAGGGGCATGGCCGGGGCAAGCGCATCGAGGGCAATTTTAATCCGGCCCTGCCCGTAGTGGTGGTGGATGATGTCATCACGACCGGGGACTCCACTTTGAAGGCCATCCAGGCCATCGAAGAAGAGGGCGGCAAAGTGGCCTTTGCACTCATCCTGGTGGACCGGCAGGAAGGCGGCAGGCAGAATATTGAGGGCAAAGGATACCCTGTCGTTGCCGCGTACACACGCGCTGACCTGGTGTAA
- a CDS encoding FAD-dependent oxidoreductase: protein MRILTFSLLLAAGLQAADLQTDVCIYGATPGGIAAALAAAKSGSEVVLVEPTARIGGLVTSGLSHTDFHSLESLTGTFLDFSQRVKAHYVKTYGADSDQVKASFEGTFGEPKVNLLVLEEMLREQPKITVHHNRILSTVDIEDNAIKTASFTTGEEVLNIHAKAFIDGSYEGDLMANAGVKYHVGREGKEQYGESLAPEKGDSELQAYNFRFCATDSPLNRVPITAPKGYKREDFLPVLDFLVPGKIDRVFGYPSRCIVKAQTPALPNNKYDINDVSRGLVRLSMPGYNLGWPEGDAETRQEIYEEHLRYNVGLLYFLINDEAVPERIQQPAREWGWCKDEFTETNHLPPQLYVREARRMIGQHVYVQQDSEHAPGDARARLFTDAIAMGDYGNNCHGTSHEGPLIGGKHGGELYNPVPPYQIPYGSLVPQARHCRNLLVPVAVSSSHIGFCALRLEPIWMSLGQAAGHAAAMAVKDGLPVQEVPVADLQARLHQDQSATIYVADVLPGHALFEAVQWWGTAGGLHGLHPMPAKPGQRGKNLHGQYFEANPGHAADLDKAMDDETRSRWLPLLKKLGIPAEGLSKAATRGDFIRDAFAKKI, encoded by the coding sequence ATGAGAATACTGACCTTTTCCCTGCTCCTTGCCGCCGGCCTCCAGGCGGCTGATCTGCAAACCGATGTCTGCATTTATGGTGCCACACCGGGCGGCATTGCCGCCGCGCTGGCCGCCGCGAAATCAGGCAGCGAAGTGGTGCTGGTAGAGCCGACGGCCAGGATCGGCGGCCTGGTCACCAGCGGCCTGTCCCACACCGACTTCCATTCCCTGGAATCCCTGACCGGCACCTTTCTGGATTTCAGCCAGCGGGTGAAAGCCCATTATGTGAAGACTTACGGGGCTGACTCGGACCAGGTTAAAGCCAGCTTTGAAGGCACGTTTGGCGAGCCTAAAGTGAATCTGCTGGTCCTGGAGGAAATGCTCCGCGAGCAGCCCAAGATCACCGTCCACCACAACCGGATCCTGAGCACCGTGGACATCGAAGACAATGCCATCAAGACCGCCTCCTTCACGACCGGGGAAGAGGTGCTCAACATCCATGCCAAAGCCTTCATTGACGGCAGCTATGAAGGAGATCTCATGGCCAATGCGGGCGTGAAATACCATGTGGGCCGCGAAGGAAAGGAGCAGTATGGGGAGTCCCTGGCTCCTGAAAAAGGAGACAGCGAACTCCAGGCCTACAATTTCCGCTTTTGCGCCACTGACTCGCCCCTGAACCGTGTGCCCATCACGGCTCCCAAAGGCTATAAACGGGAGGACTTCCTGCCTGTTCTGGACTTCCTGGTGCCGGGCAAGATTGACCGCGTTTTTGGCTATCCCTCCCGCTGCATTGTCAAAGCGCAGACACCCGCACTGCCGAACAACAAGTATGACATCAACGATGTCTCACGGGGACTCGTCCGCCTGTCCATGCCCGGCTACAACCTGGGCTGGCCGGAAGGGGATGCAGAGACGCGCCAGGAGATCTATGAAGAGCATCTGCGCTACAATGTGGGGCTGTTGTATTTCCTCATCAATGATGAAGCGGTGCCCGAACGGATCCAGCAGCCCGCCCGCGAATGGGGCTGGTGCAAAGATGAATTCACCGAGACCAACCATCTGCCCCCGCAGCTTTATGTCCGCGAAGCCCGGCGCATGATTGGCCAGCATGTGTATGTCCAGCAGGACAGCGAGCACGCCCCCGGGGATGCCCGGGCCAGGCTGTTTACCGATGCCATCGCCATGGGGGATTACGGTAACAACTGCCACGGCACTTCCCACGAAGGACCGCTCATTGGCGGCAAGCATGGCGGGGAACTGTACAATCCGGTGCCGCCCTACCAGATCCCCTATGGCAGCCTGGTGCCGCAGGCCCGGCACTGCCGCAACCTGCTGGTGCCGGTGGCCGTTTCCTCCTCCCACATCGGGTTTTGTGCGCTGCGCCTGGAGCCCATCTGGATGTCCCTGGGGCAGGCTGCCGGTCATGCCGCCGCCATGGCTGTGAAAGACGGTCTGCCCGTCCAGGAAGTACCTGTGGCTGATCTTCAGGCCAGACTGCACCAGGACCAGTCCGCCACCATTTATGTAGCTGATGTACTGCCGGGCCATGCTCTTTTTGAAGCCGTCCAATGGTGGGGCACCGCCGGCGGCCTGCATGGCCTGCATCCCATGCCTGCCAAACCCGGCCAGCGAGGGAAAAATCTGCACGGGCAGTATTTTGAAGCCAATCCCGGTCATGCAGCGGACCTCGACAAGGCCATGGATGATGAAACCCGCAGCCGCTGGCTTCCTCTCCTGAAAAAACTGGGCATCCCGGCTGAGGGCCTGTCCAAAGCCGCAACCCGCGGGGATTTCATCCGCGATGCGTTCGCGAAAAAAATCTGA
- a CDS encoding peptidoglycan-binding domain-containing protein: MSYYYETPGVYYYSSMSSIPSTYVSMTYSPTYSLDYSVQEALAELGYYAGPLDGVIGPMSRLAIANFQADYGLEPTGIIDEYLVEYLGIQ; the protein is encoded by the coding sequence ATGTCCTATTATTATGAGACGCCTGGTGTGTACTACTACAGCTCGATGTCCTCCATCCCGTCCACGTATGTGAGCATGACGTATTCCCCCACCTATTCCCTGGATTACTCCGTGCAGGAAGCGCTGGCAGAGCTGGGCTATTATGCCGGTCCGCTGGACGGTGTGATCGGGCCCATGTCCCGTCTGGCAATCGCAAACTTCCAGGCTGACTACGGCCTGGAGCCAACTGGAATCATTGATGAATACCTGGTGGAGTATCTGGGCATTCAGTGA
- a CDS encoding DUF2721 domain-containing protein: MPDLPIATPSLLFPAISLLMLAYTNRFLALATIIRNLHATWRENRDPLLEAQISNLRGRIVLIRNMQAAGVLSLIACTMSMVFLFFNYQPGGQVFFVISLVCMIVSLSLTFREVMISGRALDVQLGDMEKKAG, translated from the coding sequence ATGCCTGATCTCCCCATTGCCACGCCGTCCCTGCTTTTCCCGGCGATCTCACTGCTGATGCTGGCCTACACGAACCGGTTCCTGGCGCTGGCGACCATCATCCGGAATCTGCACGCGACGTGGCGGGAAAACCGGGACCCGCTGCTGGAGGCACAGATCAGCAATTTGCGGGGGCGGATTGTGCTGATCCGCAACATGCAGGCGGCCGGGGTGCTGAGCCTGATCGCCTGCACGATGAGTATGGTCTTCCTGTTCTTTAACTACCAGCCAGGCGGGCAGGTGTTCTTTGTCATCAGCCTGGTGTGCATGATCGTGTCGTTAAGCCTGACTTTTCGTGAGGTGATGATCTCGGGCCGGGCGCTGGATGTGCAGCTTGGGGATATGGAGAAAAAAGCGGGATAA
- the mtnP gene encoding S-methyl-5'-thioadenosine phosphorylase, with amino-acid sequence MTDTSTPAIGIIGGSGLYDFDGFEGRQELEVITPYGTPSDKIVSGTYAGRRVYFLPRHAKGHRILPTELNHRANLWALRSLNVRWIIAVTAVGSLKEEYRPRDIVLPDQFYDRTSRREHHTFFGRGLVAHIAFADPISANLRNLLAEEATAAGATVHNGGTYVNMDGPAFSTRAESNANRQLGFDVIGMTNLPEAKLAREAEISLATLAMITDYDCWKTDEAHVTADAVMAHVSANAAMAKAVIAKVIPRIPLQPNWPEHRALDGALMTDRKLWPAKIVQSLKPILERFI; translated from the coding sequence ATGACAGACACCTCCACACCCGCAATCGGCATCATCGGCGGCTCCGGCCTGTATGACTTCGATGGATTCGAAGGCCGTCAGGAACTTGAAGTCATCACCCCTTATGGGACGCCGTCGGACAAAATCGTCAGCGGCACCTATGCTGGCCGCCGTGTTTACTTCCTGCCCCGTCATGCCAAAGGCCACCGCATCCTCCCCACCGAGCTCAATCATCGCGCCAACCTGTGGGCCCTGCGCTCCCTGAATGTCCGCTGGATCATCGCCGTCACCGCCGTCGGCAGCCTCAAGGAGGAATACCGTCCGCGTGACATCGTCCTGCCCGACCAGTTTTACGACCGGACCAGCCGTCGTGAGCACCACACCTTCTTTGGCCGGGGCCTCGTTGCCCACATCGCCTTTGCCGATCCCATCAGCGCCAACCTACGAAACCTCCTGGCCGAGGAAGCCACCGCAGCCGGAGCCACCGTCCACAATGGCGGTACCTATGTGAACATGGACGGCCCCGCCTTCTCCACCCGGGCGGAATCCAATGCCAACCGCCAGCTCGGCTTTGACGTCATCGGCATGACCAACCTGCCCGAGGCCAAGCTGGCCCGCGAGGCCGAAATCTCCCTGGCCACCCTGGCCATGATCACCGACTACGACTGCTGGAAAACGGATGAGGCCCATGTCACCGCCGATGCCGTCATGGCCCACGTCTCCGCCAATGCCGCCATGGCCAAAGCCGTCATTGCCAAAGTCATCCCCCGCATACCTCTTCAGCCCAACTGGCCGGAGCACCGCGCCCTCGATGGCGCCCTCATGACCGACCGCAAACTCTGGCCTGCTAAAATCGTCCAAAGCCTCAAGCCCATCCTCGAACGTTTCATTTAG
- a CDS encoding D-hexose-6-phosphate mutarotase, producing MSLPASVQLCEAIPGYPVFIIQHPACTARIALNGAHVMEWIPAGQSPVLYHSPQAVLEPGKPIRGGIPVCWPWFGPHPSDETMPMHGFARTRPWTLMEASESDEGVKMSFVLCSDAATHELWPHEFEAHLTVHLGATLDVSLMTINKSGSDMLLAEALHTYLTVGDISQVTVKGLDGSGYLDTVGERTERQQSGDITFDREVDRQYHSSGTVTVTDPALNRTLTIEKGESGTTVVWNPWIEKSKRLADLPDEAYHHFLCIEAANAGAATVTLPSGSAHTLRTIISVQ from the coding sequence ATGTCACTGCCTGCCTCCGTCCAGCTTTGCGAAGCCATCCCCGGCTATCCCGTTTTCATCATCCAGCATCCTGCCTGCACCGCCCGCATCGCCCTCAATGGTGCCCACGTCATGGAGTGGATCCCGGCGGGCCAGTCCCCGGTTCTGTACCACAGCCCCCAGGCCGTGCTGGAGCCGGGCAAGCCCATTCGTGGCGGCATCCCTGTCTGCTGGCCCTGGTTCGGCCCCCATCCCTCGGATGAAACCATGCCCATGCACGGCTTCGCCCGCACCCGTCCCTGGACGCTCATGGAGGCCAGCGAATCCGACGAAGGCGTCAAAATGTCCTTCGTTCTCTGCAGCGATGCCGCCACCCACGAGCTTTGGCCGCACGAGTTCGAAGCCCACCTCACCGTGCACCTGGGAGCCACCCTGGATGTCTCCCTCATGACCATCAACAAAAGCGGCAGTGACATGCTCCTGGCCGAGGCCCTCCACACCTATCTCACCGTCGGCGACATCAGCCAGGTCACCGTCAAAGGCCTTGATGGCAGCGGCTACCTGGACACCGTCGGCGAGCGCACCGAGCGCCAGCAGTCCGGCGACATCACCTTTGACCGCGAGGTGGACCGTCAGTACCACAGCAGTGGTACCGTCACCGTCACCGATCCCGCCCTCAACCGCACCCTCACCATCGAGAAAGGCGAAAGCGGCACCACCGTCGTCTGGAATCCCTGGATCGAAAAATCCAAGCGCCTCGCCGACCTTCCTGACGAAGCCTACCACCACTTTCTCTGCATCGAAGCCGCTAACGCCGGCGCTGCGACGGTCACCCTCCCCTCCGGCTCCGCCCACACCCTCCGCACGATCATCAGTGTACAGTAG
- a CDS encoding 8-oxo-dGTP diphosphatase — translation MNTVPDWTGWQPGIRATLMFIVDEAQEQVLLIRKKRGLGAGKINGPGGKMDPGETSVECAIRETQEELGVTALNPVKHGELCFQFVDGLALHVDVYRATEWEGMAIETPEAIPLWTSLSALPFEEMWADDRFWLAELLIEKKSFIGRFLFDDDTMLSSEIEWPEGLD, via the coding sequence ATGAATACCGTACCTGACTGGACCGGCTGGCAGCCCGGCATCCGCGCCACCCTCATGTTCATCGTGGATGAAGCCCAGGAGCAAGTCCTGCTCATCCGAAAAAAGCGCGGCCTTGGCGCAGGCAAGATCAACGGCCCCGGCGGCAAGATGGATCCTGGAGAAACCTCCGTGGAATGCGCCATACGCGAGACCCAGGAAGAACTCGGCGTCACGGCCCTGAATCCCGTCAAACATGGCGAGCTGTGCTTCCAGTTTGTGGACGGCCTGGCTCTGCATGTGGATGTTTACCGCGCCACCGAGTGGGAAGGGATGGCCATCGAGACGCCCGAGGCCATCCCGCTTTGGACCTCACTCAGCGCCCTGCCGTTTGAAGAGATGTGGGCCGATGACCGCTTCTGGCTGGCGGAACTCCTCATCGAAAAGAAGAGCTTCATTGGCAGGTTTCTTTTCGATGATGACACGATGCTCAGCAGTGAGATCGAATGGCCCGAGGGCCTGGACTAA
- a CDS encoding FmdB family zinc ribbon protein → MPTYEYECQTCGHPFEVRQSMKDPHLTDCPQPECPGPVKRKIGLGSGLIFKGSGFYITDYRSDKYKAAAKQDAASSSSSTSTPAPSTPAPSTPAPAKPAGS, encoded by the coding sequence ATGCCCACCTACGAATACGAATGCCAGACCTGCGGACATCCCTTTGAAGTCCGCCAGTCCATGAAAGACCCGCATCTGACCGACTGCCCCCAGCCTGAATGCCCCGGGCCGGTGAAGCGCAAGATCGGCCTTGGCTCAGGCCTGATTTTCAAAGGCAGCGGCTTCTACATCACGGACTACCGCAGTGACAAATATAAGGCGGCGGCCAAGCAGGATGCGGCTTCTTCCTCAAGTTCCACAAGCACTCCGGCACCCTCCACGCCCGCGCCGAGCACCCCGGCACCGGCCAAGCCGGCAGGATCTTAG
- a CDS encoding YceH family protein has protein sequence MEDTDTAPAPQLSAVEARILGCLIEKEITLPDYYPLTLNSLVSACNQSTNRDPVMSLDEGSVQRALENMKTRGWVFQVTISGARVQKFRHNIKGKLPRLEKPAISLLAVLLLRGAQTVGELRQRTDRLQTFPDLERVEAELNGLISYPEGPVVACLPAGPGRRVALYAQLLTGEPTGIAPQEEYIVPPAAVAPTAADQEWKERMEIEIQLLKTQLARLKASLGVED, from the coding sequence ATGGAAGACACTGACACAGCGCCCGCGCCCCAGCTTTCCGCCGTTGAAGCCCGTATCCTCGGCTGCCTCATTGAGAAGGAGATCACCCTGCCGGACTACTACCCGCTGACCCTGAATTCCCTGGTCTCTGCCTGCAACCAGTCCACCAACCGGGATCCCGTCATGAGCCTGGATGAGGGCAGCGTGCAACGCGCTCTGGAGAACATGAAAACGCGCGGCTGGGTCTTCCAGGTCACCATCTCCGGTGCCCGGGTGCAGAAGTTCCGCCATAATATCAAAGGCAAGCTGCCCCGCCTGGAAAAGCCCGCCATCTCCCTCCTGGCCGTGCTCCTGCTGCGCGGCGCTCAGACTGTCGGCGAGCTGCGCCAGCGCACCGACCGCCTGCAGACCTTCCCGGATTTGGAAAGGGTGGAGGCTGAACTGAACGGCCTCATCAGCTATCCCGAAGGCCCGGTGGTGGCCTGCCTGCCTGCAGGTCCTGGCCGCCGTGTGGCACTCTATGCCCAGCTTCTGACCGGGGAGCCCACAGGTATCGCCCCCCAGGAGGAATACATTGTGCCCCCGGCCGCAGTGGCCCCGACAGCGGCGGACCAGGAGTGGAAAGAACGCATGGAAATTGAGATCCAGCTTCTCAAAACCCAGCTCGCCCGCCTGAAGGCCAGCCTCGGGGTCGAAGACTAA